A single region of the Acidobacteriota bacterium genome encodes:
- the radC gene encoding DNA repair protein RadC: MPSGQRPRERLLAHGAGVLTDCELIAILLRTGHRGCSVLDLAYDLLYDEGRGLGGLPALALLVEHDLPSLRRKGLGDAKAATVLAAVELARRLAKAQLPQRRPLGDVVGVARYLNLRYARRDQEVMGAIYVDVRGRVISEREHFVGALDRTSVEPRVILKEALRLGATAAAVFHNHPSGDPDPSREDIAFTRRLARAGASVGVELVDHLILGGGGRWVSMRERGFL, encoded by the coding sequence ATGCCTTCGGGGCAGCGTCCGCGCGAGCGGTTGCTGGCGCACGGAGCGGGAGTCTTGACCGATTGCGAACTGATCGCGATTCTTCTGCGGACCGGGCACCGGGGCTGCTCAGTGCTTGATCTCGCCTACGATCTGCTCTACGACGAGGGACGCGGGCTCGGCGGCCTGCCGGCGCTCGCCCTGCTGGTTGAACACGACCTGCCGTCGTTGCGCCGAAAGGGGCTCGGAGACGCCAAGGCGGCGACGGTCCTCGCGGCCGTGGAGTTGGCCCGGCGTCTGGCCAAGGCCCAGCTCCCGCAGAGAAGACCCCTTGGCGACGTGGTGGGTGTAGCGCGCTACCTGAACCTGCGCTACGCGCGCCGCGACCAGGAGGTGATGGGCGCGATCTACGTCGACGTCCGGGGCCGCGTGATCAGCGAGCGGGAGCATTTCGTCGGCGCTCTCGACCGCACCTCGGTCGAGCCGCGCGTGATCCTGAAGGAGGCCCTGCGACTGGGTGCGACGGCGGCGGCAGTCTTCCACAACCATCCCAGCGGTGATCCGGATCCGAGCCGGGAGGACATCGCCTTCACCCGCAGACTAGCGCGGGCCGGGGCTTCGGTGGGAGTCGAACTCGTCGATCACCTGATTCTCGGCGGCGGCGGCCGCTGGGTCTCGATGCGGGAAAGGGGATTCCTGTAG
- the rpsO gene encoding 30S ribosomal protein S15: MPQTAEVKDQIIRDFRLHETDTGSPEVQVALLTNRINELTEHFKVHKQDHHGRRGLLKLVGRRRRLLGYLRNQSFERYRTTIERLGIRR, from the coding sequence GTGCCACAGACAGCCGAAGTGAAGGACCAGATCATTCGTGACTTCCGTCTCCACGAGACGGACACGGGTTCCCCTGAAGTCCAGGTCGCGCTCCTGACGAACCGCATCAACGAACTCACCGAGCACTTCAAGGTCCACAAGCAGGACCATCATGGCCGGCGCGGCCTGCTGAAGTTGGTCGGGCGCCGCCGTCGGCTGCTCGGCTACCTCCGCAACCAGAGCTTCGAGCGCTACCGGACGACGATCGAGCGTCTCGGGATTCGCAGGTAG
- the larC gene encoding nickel pincer cofactor biosynthesis protein LarC — MAAGGPDLLHLDCASGISGDMFLGACLDLGLPLARLEEMVERLGLSGVELQVRRAKRGSLAGMRFSVLRGGRPVEGRGGAGASHRSLSTILRMIERSGLGAGTRERASALFSRLGEAEASVHGVGLDEVHFHEVGADDSIVDLVGAALALEHFAPARVSCSTVVVGSGTVKTRHGVMPVPAPATALLLRGIPITAGGVEGEMTTPTGAVILREFVDSSGPSAVDCPRRIEDTGVGLGSRELADRPNALRVQLATRVTAASPWSRVAVLECQVDDATGEAIGYAAETLLGAGALDVFATPVQMKKSRPGVAVTVICRPERASDLAERLLLETGSLGCRRTVVDRLEAERRVVSVTTPFGEVRVKTAAVGGRSLGTAPEYEDVRRIAREREVPFRAVYRAALIAAD; from the coding sequence ATGGCTGCTGGAGGCCCCGACCTGCTCCACTTGGACTGTGCCAGCGGCATCTCGGGCGACATGTTTCTGGGCGCCTGCCTGGACTTGGGGTTGCCGTTGGCCCGGCTCGAGGAAATGGTCGAGCGACTGGGTCTTTCCGGCGTCGAGCTCCAGGTGCGGCGGGCGAAACGCGGGTCGCTGGCGGGAATGCGCTTCAGCGTGCTGCGCGGTGGCCGACCGGTGGAAGGACGCGGTGGCGCGGGCGCCTCGCATCGGAGCCTGTCCACGATCCTCCGCATGATCGAGCGGAGCGGTCTCGGGGCGGGCACGAGAGAACGTGCGTCGGCGCTCTTCAGCCGCCTCGGGGAGGCGGAAGCGAGCGTGCACGGGGTCGGTCTGGACGAGGTGCACTTCCACGAAGTCGGCGCCGACGACTCGATTGTCGATCTGGTCGGCGCCGCGCTCGCGCTCGAGCACTTTGCCCCGGCCAGGGTGTCCTGTTCCACCGTGGTGGTGGGTAGCGGCACGGTGAAGACCCGCCACGGCGTGATGCCCGTACCGGCGCCGGCGACGGCTTTGCTGCTTCGAGGCATACCGATCACCGCCGGCGGGGTGGAGGGCGAGATGACGACGCCTACGGGCGCCGTGATCCTGCGCGAGTTCGTGGATTCCTCCGGGCCTTCGGCAGTCGACTGCCCCCGCCGCATCGAGGACACGGGTGTCGGCCTGGGCAGCAGGGAGCTCGCCGATCGGCCGAACGCGCTCCGTGTCCAACTGGCGACCCGGGTCACGGCCGCTTCGCCCTGGAGCCGCGTCGCGGTGCTGGAATGTCAGGTCGACGATGCCACCGGCGAGGCGATCGGCTACGCGGCGGAGACACTGCTTGGAGCCGGCGCGCTGGATGTGTTCGCCACCCCGGTGCAGATGAAGAAGTCGCGTCCCGGGGTGGCCGTCACCGTGATCTGCCGCCCCGAACGGGCTTCGGATCTCGCCGAGCGGCTACTCCTCGAGACCGGGTCCCTGGGCTGCCGGCGGACGGTCGTCGACCGGCTGGAAGCCGAACGAAGAGTCGTCTCGGTGACGACGCCCTTCGGCGAGGTCCGGGTCAAGACGGCGGCGGTCGGCGGTCGCTCCCTGGGAACGGCGCCGGAGTACGAGGACGTACGACGGATCGCCCGGGAGAGGGAAGTCCCTTTCCGGGCGGTCTATCGTGCCGCCCTCATCGCCGCCGACTGA
- the pnp gene encoding polyribonucleotide nucleotidyltransferase, whose product MKFTKDIPIGNSTMTLESGRLAKQANGSCTVQLGETIVLTTACMAPDSNPRGFLPLTVDYREYTSAAGRIPGGFFKREGRPSEKEIITCRLTDRPLRPLFPPGYFHETQIISFVLSADQENDPDILAINGASTALVLSDIPFYHPVGAVRVGLIDDEIVFNPTGAERDVSDLDLIVVGTADAVTMVEAGANQLDESVILDCIFAGHQELQKIVRAQRELFREMNLEKPDWKAPEAYTAEFQQEVERAIWNDFTAALNTPAKFERRDAVKAVVDGFIEQLPEEDDRRAQVGKIVSELEDKALREIVMKQGKRFDNRALDEIRALDCDTGLLPRVHGSALFTRGETQALASVTLGTRRDAQIIEEYEGETHQKFLLHYNFPPFSVGEVRFLRGSSRREIGHGVLARRALVPVLPTEDDFPYTVRVVSEILESNGSSSMATVCAGSLALFDAGVPMLAPVAGVAMGLVKDGEDFAVLSDIAGQEDHHGDMDFKVAGTRGGITALQMDIKITGVTREIMGQALTQAKTGRLHILDHMAAEIGEPREEMSEYAPRLHVMMVARDRIRDVIGPGGKTIRGITEETGCQIDIEDDGRVVVASPNSTAADRAIAMIERLTEVPEVDKVYTGQVRRVEPFGAFVEILPGTDGLVHISELAPYRVGEIGDLVTEGDEMTVKVIDIDPSGKVRLSRKAVIMDAPDFDPKDYEGMGVPAPAGGDRRGGPGGRGGRGGPGGRGGRGGPRGRGGRGGPGGRGGRGRGPRSGGGRGPRRD is encoded by the coding sequence ATGAAGTTCACCAAGGACATCCCCATCGGGAACTCCACCATGACCCTGGAATCCGGGCGCCTGGCCAAGCAGGCGAACGGTTCCTGCACCGTACAGCTCGGCGAGACGATCGTGCTGACCACCGCCTGCATGGCGCCGGACAGCAACCCGCGGGGCTTTCTGCCCCTGACCGTCGACTATCGCGAATACACGTCGGCGGCGGGCCGCATCCCGGGCGGCTTCTTCAAGCGCGAGGGACGCCCCTCCGAGAAGGAGATCATCACCTGCCGCCTGACCGATCGGCCGCTCCGGCCGCTCTTCCCGCCGGGGTACTTCCACGAGACACAGATCATCTCCTTCGTCCTCTCGGCCGACCAGGAGAACGACCCCGACATCCTCGCGATCAACGGCGCGTCGACGGCACTCGTGCTCTCCGACATTCCCTTCTACCACCCGGTGGGCGCGGTGCGCGTCGGGCTGATCGACGATGAGATCGTGTTCAACCCCACGGGCGCCGAGCGGGACGTCTCGGATCTCGACCTGATCGTCGTCGGCACCGCGGATGCGGTGACCATGGTCGAGGCCGGAGCCAACCAGCTCGATGAGAGCGTGATCCTCGACTGCATCTTCGCCGGCCACCAGGAACTGCAGAAGATCGTTCGCGCGCAGCGGGAGCTGTTCCGCGAGATGAACCTCGAGAAGCCCGACTGGAAGGCCCCGGAGGCCTACACGGCCGAGTTCCAGCAGGAGGTCGAACGCGCCATCTGGAACGACTTCACCGCCGCGCTCAACACGCCCGCGAAGTTCGAGCGCCGCGACGCGGTGAAGGCCGTCGTCGACGGCTTCATCGAGCAGCTTCCCGAGGAGGACGACCGGCGCGCGCAGGTCGGCAAGATCGTCAGCGAACTCGAGGACAAGGCGCTCCGCGAGATCGTGATGAAGCAGGGCAAACGCTTCGACAACCGCGCGCTCGACGAGATCCGGGCGCTCGACTGCGACACGGGGCTCCTGCCCCGGGTCCACGGATCGGCGCTCTTCACCCGTGGCGAGACCCAGGCTCTCGCCTCGGTCACGCTCGGCACGCGCCGGGACGCGCAGATCATCGAGGAGTACGAGGGTGAAACCCACCAGAAGTTCCTCCTCCACTACAACTTCCCGCCGTTCTCGGTGGGCGAGGTCCGGTTCCTGCGCGGGTCCAGCCGGCGCGAGATCGGCCACGGCGTTCTGGCCCGCCGCGCCCTGGTCCCCGTGCTGCCGACCGAGGACGACTTTCCCTACACGGTTCGCGTGGTCTCGGAGATCCTGGAATCGAACGGTTCCTCGTCGATGGCGACCGTCTGCGCCGGTTCGCTGGCATTGTTCGACGCCGGCGTGCCCATGCTGGCCCCGGTGGCGGGGGTGGCCATGGGCCTGGTCAAGGACGGCGAGGACTTCGCCGTCCTCAGCGACATCGCCGGCCAGGAGGACCACCACGGCGACATGGACTTCAAGGTCGCCGGCACCCGCGGCGGGATCACCGCCCTGCAGATGGACATCAAGATCACCGGAGTGACCCGCGAGATCATGGGCCAGGCGCTGACCCAGGCCAAGACGGGCCGACTGCACATCCTCGACCACATGGCCGCCGAGATCGGCGAGCCGCGGGAGGAGATGTCAGAGTACGCCCCACGCCTGCACGTGATGATGGTCGCCCGCGACCGGATTCGCGACGTGATCGGACCGGGCGGCAAGACGATCCGCGGCATCACCGAGGAGACCGGCTGCCAGATCGACATCGAGGACGACGGCCGTGTCGTCGTCGCCTCGCCGAACTCCACCGCCGCAGACCGGGCGATCGCGATGATCGAACGCCTGACTGAGGTACCGGAGGTCGACAAGGTCTATACCGGCCAGGTACGGCGGGTCGAGCCGTTCGGCGCGTTCGTCGAGATCCTCCCCGGTACGGACGGTCTGGTCCACATCAGTGAACTCGCCCCCTACCGGGTCGGCGAGATCGGCGACCTGGTCACCGAGGGCGACGAGATGACGGTCAAGGTGATCGACATCGATCCTTCGGGCAAGGTGCGACTGTCGCGGAAGGCCGTGATCATGGATGCTCCCGACTTCGATCCCAAGGACTATGAAGGCATGGGCGTCCCGGCGCCCGCCGGCGGCGACCGCAGGGGCGGTCCCGGCGGACGCGGGGGCCGTGGCGGTCCCGGCGGACGCGGTGGAAGAGGCGGCCCGCGCGGACGCGGCGGCCGTGGCGGTCCCGGCGGACGCGGTGGAAGAGGCCGCGGCCCACGGTCGGGCGGCGGTCGCGGTCCGCGCCGCGACTAG